AGGAAAGTATCAATTAAGCCCTCAACTAAAATTCCTAGTGTCTTCTCCAGCAAAGGCTTGGCACCAGAATAGACCTGGATTATGAAGAGAAAAAATTTTGACATGCTTTCTAGATTGAGGATTTATTTAACAAAACAAAACACTTGGCCAGCATTAACTTGGTCAAAAATCCCACATCAGCATTGTTTCTTTGCATATTCCAACTACGCACAAAAAATAGGTATTACACATCACCCCTGAATACCTTGGTTATTTGTGTGCATGACGGAGTATCTATGCAAAAGAATTTTCAGATATATACCCATCGCAGGGCATGAATTTAGACAAATACCAACTTTGCAGTTTCACATACTTTGTAGGGTTATATGAGCAAAAAACTAACTGCACTCTTTTGTTACTAAAGATCCATACACGCCTGTTGTAGGGTTATATGAGCAAAAAACTCACGCGCCCTTTTATTACTAAAGATCCATACATGTCCATGGGTTTTGTTTATCTTTTTCAACATGAATTACTTAGCAATATTAAGAATCACAAAAGTGAGAACAAAGTTTAATGACAAAGATTTGCAACCACAAGGATAAAGATGTAAGCAAACACCTCTGCGTGCGCGGCTACAAGAATGTGCAATAAGTCAATAGTTGCATCTCGAATACCCTGCAACAGGAAGCATGATTAGCATTATTTGAATAAGCATATGTCAATATAACCAATACGATATTCTCTAACTCCAATTTTTACCTTCACTGCAGGTGCACTTCCCCACTGAATTCCAGAATCCAACAGATAGTTCAAAGCAGCATTTCTAATCAAGTTTGACTAAAAGACAAAATAATGTCAGCTACTAAgacgaaaaaaaggaaaaaaaaaatcaatatcgTAGGAGTCAAGTGATAATGTCTAGACAATAGTTTAAGTTAGAACTGTCATTTTTCTTTCAAGTTTCTCCAAGCCCTTTTCATGCATTTTCTAGTTGATTACAGAAACATTTTACAATCATATAAAAGCTAAGAGTGGAAAACTTTTCTAGGGGTGTGGAAGTAGAGAACTGAGTGCAACTCAGAATTTCtgtattgaaaagaaaaaccacTATTTTTAGCTTTTCAACATCATATACTGAATCTATAATGCACCATACCTTTGCAAATGTGTAGTGTTCAAGAATTTTTTCTTCTAATGCTGAAAAAGATGAGACTAAGTCTCGCATATCAGCATTCTGTTCATCTTTATCCCTGTAAAAAGGAAAACTATACCATCAAGAGAATAGACATTGAACCGGTATTAATCTTGTGAAATGCTTTCACAAAGCTAAAACGCGAATAAGAAAGAATAACCTTTGCACCGCACACAGTTAATTGCTATATATCTTTGATGAAActgcaaattttaaataagtttCGAGTGCAAAAATTTACTGCCTTCTTTTCATATTTGTGACTCAGAAATGAAGACTTGGATGAACAGAGACATTTTTTCCATTTAGGTAAGTTATGAAGGGGAGGAAAGATAAAAAGAATGAACTAACAATAAAGACATCATCAGAGCAGGACAACTTAGATACAGCAATGACCAACCTATACTGCAGCCATATGTGCTTGTACTCGTTATACAAGCCATGAGAAAGTTCATCTTTGCAAAAACCAATGTTACTCAAAACAATTAATAGCTTTTTATGGGCAGCAgcagcaccaccaccaccaacttGGAAAGCAGAAGATTCCCTATCCAGATGTAGATACCCATTTTGCAAGTGATTATTTTCCTTAATTGATCTACTTTGAGATAGTTCACCTCCAAAACGTTCGAGATAACCTACGAGGAAAAGAATTGCTTAGAAAAGAGGTAATGCAATAACTGTGAAAGACCTAGTTACTACTGTGTCAGTAAGTAATTACCTGCAAAATCAAGGAAAGAGTTGAGAAATGCAAGTCTAACTGATTCTTGAATTTCATGTAGTTGTTCCGGAGCATCATATGACTTTGATGCTTCACTCCTCAAATTCTGAATCAAACTAGATAAAGAAATAATTTGCACATCAAGATCTTTTAAGTCAGAGTATTTGCCATAGAGTGAAAGAATTAATTGGTAGCCTGCTAGTTTACTAAGAGATAAtactattttggatttttatctAACTTTTGAACAGAGCCAAATATATTGCTTGTAAATAGCAGAATTACAAGACAAGATTACCCGTTGAAAGATAGACATCTGTACTACACGCATCACaaatactcaaatttttaaCTAGATCATAAAATGAATATAAGCATGACACATAAGAACATTGTAATTTAAAGATCCAATGTATTGTTCCCGGAAATAAGGAAAGCTCAGAAAAGATTATGAATCAACATTTATGCACGGGTAAGACTTTCACCATGTGAAGCAACAAGGACACTATGACTTCATGGACGTAAAGAGAACAAGAGACTGTAAAATAACACAGGCATACAcagtaaaagagaagaaaataatgTACAGAAGAGAAAAATGGATAAAATACAGTTAAAATGCATAAAAAGAAGAGCCAACTTACAGATCAATCCGGTCCATAGCAGAAATTGTCATGTCCCGAAATGCCAAGGGCAAGTAAGAAATTGCATATGGAGACTTGTTTCTCTCTATCGTTGACAAAGTAATCCACATCTCATCTTTGGATATCTCCTTAGTAGTGGCTCTCATCCATGAGCAAAGTCGTAATATGTAAATCTTTGTTATTTCAAATTGGAGCGCCCGCAACGTTTtcactgggaaaaaaaaatcataaaataacaCGATTGTAAGAAAAGATGTTTATGTATCAGTAAATATATGCTTTTGTGAATTGGCCAAAGTACCAGCAATTGAAGGAGAGGAATCTTTCCCTTCAAGGGCATGACATGCTTTGACTATTTCTTTTATAGCATCGCCCATGTATGAATGAAGAATGTTTAATTCTTCAAAATCACGAAATGTAATCTGGACCTGCCATTAGACAGAAAGAAATTATCTGCTTAGGAATAAGAAAAACTAAAATCAACAATGGAGTAGAAAAGGATAACTTGTAGTTTTCAAAGTAATGCATATTGAGAACATCAAGTTATACCTTCGCCTCAAATGCTGATATGGTGCCATGAACCATATTTGCAACTTCTTCGAGGGTATGATTCGAATACTTTGCCTCACCAACTTTATCGTCATTCTTATTTCCAGTCGATTTTGAGCTCGTCTCAGAATCAAGAAGCACATTTCCGGAAGTTGCCTACAGAAAAAAGGCAGTGTGAGAACATCTATATGAGCAAATTTGCTTTGACTTTTCTCATTCCAAAAGagtcaatttttatattatatattctttgAGCATCTCAGACACTCCATACGCCATTACATCAACTTATCTATACCATACAAATGTTACAAACTCAGACTCAACAAACTTTTGGTCTGTCAAAAGCTTTCTGGAAGCAAACCGTTTGCCACTTGCTTCTTGAGCAGATAAATTGTTCTAGAAGCCAAGAGAAAACAGGCATTATcatattgataaaataaaaaattttgcgaGAAGGCCATACAACGATGATGAAGATGAATCAATGCCAGAAGCTATTACTTACAGATCAGATGCATATGATCTGATTCAATTTCAAAGACGTCTTCATAGATCAATGAAAAAGTAGTAAATCCAAATAAAGATAGGTATAAATTCACACCTTTGCAAACTTTCCACTGAACACAGATAAAGCTAATCTCCAGAAGGCCGGAATATGCTGGATAACTACCGCAGTTAACCTGCGAATATAGCTACCCCTTAAAAAATCTGCTTCCTCGCCCATGAAGTTTGCAGGCTGTGGCTCCATTTGAACAGAATCACCAATAGATGAATCCATTTCCAGCTGAACAAAACAGATTCACAATTTACTAAATGTCCGAGTGAAAAAAGGGAATGGTAAAAGAAGTAGAGATAGTGTATACGTAACCTCACAAAATTATGTATTTACACAAAAATCCATTAAAATTAGGAATTTCACATATGcccttcaaaaacttaatttccTACATGAATACGTTTATACTTGAAAAATGTCCCACTTCAAAAAAAGTCTTTTCCCTGTTAATTGGATGACTCTCAACTTAAAATAAGGGTGCATTTAGAGGGGTATATACAAAAAATCAGAATGTATACGTGAAAGTAGAAGAATTTTCAGGGACATATATGTAAAAGCCCTAAAAACTTACTGGCAGCAGGGCTACGGTGTGACATGACGTCCAAATAAGCAAAGGTAGAAGCAATTATCAAGCACAATATGCAACACCTTGCTATTTTCTATACTCTTTTTCTCACAGTCAGCCTTATTTAtctttaaatagaaaataagaaaataaagaaattacaataaatcCGAGCCCAAGAAATAAAGCACTTACTGATCTATTAGAATCTTGCTGGAGTTGCCTCCACCTTGCATCAGATTGAAGTTTTTCTCGGATCTGATTTTGCAGATGCTCCGTCCTTGCCTCATGATCTAACGTGCACTTTTCCAACAATAGTCTGATCCTATGATTCTGATGAAAGAAGATGATGCCAATAATACTTGGTTAAAAACCACTCAATATTAACTTATGCACAACAGACTTAAAAGATGATGAATAAATTAGCTGTATACCTGTATATTAAGAAAATGCCACACAGGATCTGAGTCAGGTTCCAACTCCAACAACAGCCTAACAATGTTCTCCAGCTGAAGATGACCACATTATAGTTAACTAAGTGCGAAATCCTCAAATATAACACAGAGTAAAGTTATGTCTTAGCCTTAACATTAAAAATAACACAAAGAACTACTTCTCAAGTTGGCACATCTCgaattcttattatttttttatagaacgTCAACACTGAATTATGTCTTctcaacaaaaatgaaaaaaaaatatattttacttacaaaagcTAGGTCAAGTTGTGGATCTTCCATTGATTTATAAAGCATACCCCGGAACTCCTGCATTACTTTTTCCACCTCTTCAAGGACACGTTTCAGTATGCCAACCTGCAAGTTTTTTAAAGCAACATAAACAGACTGACTAGAACAGAACAAGAATATGTACAACAGTGATAATCAATCCAGAATCACAAGACTGTTCGAGTCCTCAAAAGAGCATAAACTAACAAGGGGGACTAGCGGGCATGCATAAATTTAGAGTGCAAAtagaaaacagactagtgaaaTTGACGTACATGAGAAGGAAGAACAATGGACTTTGCTTTCCGGTATTCTCTAACAGCTAAATCATATTCTCCTTTTCTGATGCTCCCACGAATTAAACTGGGTAGATTAAATAGTGTTCGGAACCTCTGAAGCATTCCTTGAACAGATCTAATTTTCTCAGCTTGAACCTGAATTATCAAGTTTAGCACACTTAGCCAGCTATTATTTAACTGCACTATTTACAAGTTAGAAACTTAGCTTTTCCTAGACAAGTAATAAATCCTCTACCTGCCTCTCAAACAAAGGCTGAAATGCACGATTAGCCACAGCACTGATTTTTTGTGTGACTTCATACAAGTGAGCGGTGCCTGCACCCTCCGGGTCTTCCTCTATCAGCCTCAATTTTGATTCAATATCTACAAGATCACATAGAGAGCTTCTTACAGAATACGAAAGGAAATGCTATGTAATATGAACCCAGGGAAACACAGTTATCAACCAGCAATGGAAATTTAtcgtaaattacaaatattgaAAGCATCAGGCAGGCCCAgaaaaataattgcaagaaagcTTAGTAAAACATACCATCAATTGTCGTTTTGCAAGAAACAAAGCAATCGAAATTCTCTTTCACTAGTTGTTTTTTCTGCTGTGTCCTTCCTTTTAGATCAGTCTTCAGAGTAAGAGCACCGGATTCTAAATCAGCAGCGGTCGTCTCTTGGTGGACCCGTGAAAGGAAAACCTTGGGATCAAAATTTGGAGAAGAGTATATTACTTTCTCTGCAAAAGTAAATTGAACTCCAATGAAAAATCATGAAGACCAATTTGAAATCATAGAACGAATGACTTAGTGACCAGTTAGATAAGAGCATAACACCTGACAAAGTCAAATAAACATGTCATGTTCATTTGCAGTAGAAAAAATAATGGTTAGATATCACGGGGACTAGAACCATTTTGAAACTGATCGATTCCAGAGGGCCTCAAAAAAGGccaaaagaaacaataaaacaaCATGTAAATTGCCAAGTCTAATAAACTGAGCACACCCTCAaattcttttcaaaattttctgtgGTCACAACTGACAGAGTATCACTTTGCCATCCTTCATGGGGACACAAAAAATGTCAACTGCTGTAGATTAGACAGCAGAATTTAATAGCAAAAGACTTGTAAAATGGCAAACAGAGGTCAACCAAAACAATATAAGCCTGATGAGTCCAAGAAGAATATGTAATATGCAAAATCACTACAGTACCGCAGAGAACAACTGATTATTTTATTACTGGTGAGAAACAAAGTAACAAGGGTAAGAAAGAAGAAGTGGAGAACATTATTGTTGTTAAAACTGTTGAAACGACATTAAAGcatctcaaaaagaaaaatagcagACTAATGCAAACAATAGACATAGAAGAATcctttctccaaaaaaaaaaaaaaaagaggaaaaaaaggacATAAAAGAATCATTCACTCTCATATATACAACTACATGACTTGCAACTTCAAATCATTAGCAGTAACATTTAATTTGAATGAATTCTCTGGAAACAAGTCCAAGGTGTGATATTTACTCAATACTTGGCGACGTtgagaaaaaaccaaaaaatgtGCCACAATGACCATGTGAACATGATAAATAAGGAGccttaaagcaaaaaaaaaaaagactgaaGAGAGCTGATTAGAATCAAATCCAGCATACCTCTTGTAGCGGGATCCAAAGCATCTGACTTCTCTCGTGATATTGGAGAGCTCACTGAAGCATCAGTGATTAGTCTCAAGGACTTGTTATCTATCACCCTGTAAGCATAATAAGGATGTtttaacaaagaagaagaatgagaacAACCTAAAAATAGTTGCAGATAATATAGAGTTGAATtacttcaataaattttttaaaaaattcacaatCGAAATTCATATGATAAAGGTCAAAGACGATGAAACGATAGATATGGAAAATAAACAACACATCGATGAAATTCTTATTAGCATGAATTAGAACCAAATATCAAAAGTCAGGAGAAAGGGCATGAAAGGAAAAGACAAATGAGCTTTTGTTGAATATATGAATGAACATACAAAAGTAATGtagaaaataaagtaaatttgACAATGAAATATAATAGCTGAAAGTTTAATAAATAGGGGAAGCCAAAGCAAGAGGCTAGCAGCCATAGATCATATTACCCTAGTCCAAGTGGATCTAAGACTTCCACCCCTCTAGGCAAAGACTGTATATTAGTGAGACCCTTGCGACCCAGGGCTGCTGTTTTCGGCTCGAGGACTTGAGCAACATGTGCTGCCCTTGTATCACGCATTTCTCGAACTCTGCGAGCGAGCTGAAGATAGgaataatgaaagaaaataaaatttgttcatTTCTAAGTAGGGAAAAAACCAGGTACAAGAATTAAGAGTTATGAATTTATAAGAAAAGTTGAGCAGGGGAAATGGAAAGAGGCTCCAAACAATATTATATGTAGGATAAAACATTAAATAGCTACTTGAGAACATTAATATGTTAAGATGGCACATAGAAGAGAATGAATAACACATTCCATTTTTCTAGATATAAGACTCACATGGGAAATTATAATTGGTCTTGCATAGGTCGCCCAAAGTTTCTACGAGAAACACATAAAGTAAAGCCCAGTTATGGTTGTTACTGCTGCAGACTCTGTTCCAGTATCTACCTAAGTAGGCATCTCACCAATAACACTACACTAGCTTCAACAGACTCATTGTGAGTTTTAGCTGCTGAGACAAAGGATCTTAAATCCTTACAAATGATAGAAAATCAAATCAACTAGACCAGTTTTACTATACGATAAATGCTTAATATTATCACAAGTTCTAAACACGAAAATTGAATATGCTTCAATATGGCACTAGATATATTTTCCTTCCACCATTCATCAACAATTTCTTACATCAACAAAATTTTAAGCCATAGGGTTCATAAGTCCTTATTGTTTCCTTCCCATCCTTCTGCATTACTGAACTACGTGCTAGTGCTCTTATTGCTGAAGCCATCTTCTAAATAGCACTGCAAGCTCCAGAAAGGCATTCAAAACTCTGGCACCTGACACTCGAGTGTCTTTAAGCTTGTTCACGCAATTAGCTTTATCAGGTGGATTTCGGTTAAAATATCGAATAGCGCCAACTCGTTGTTAGCACTATATTTTTAACAATAGGTTGCCAAAATGAGTGTTCACACTGTTAAACGCGATATAAAGCATAAGTATATAGGCACTAAACTTCAAGATTTTGCTACATCATCTACCGGATGATCGACTtgtctcaaaatttattttcataacgGTCCAGGCATTTATTCATTCTACTATCCTGGAGAATCCAAATTAGCTGAAATTTGATTGGAAAACATCTAGAACTATCAAGATCAAGATAGACATTTGACCTTAAATTGAAGACCCCAATCTTCTATTTACAACATTGTTCGATCTTCACCatacacttgaagcacttgaatataattttccaaaatcatgaaatttgcaGCATTGACTGCCAATTTGATTGGCCTATCATCGAACATCTTGAGGCTGGCTATCAACAGTACTGTAACCACAGTTGCATTTTTTGTAGATCACTTTTAACTACATCTACTTCACCTTTTCCatcattttgttttttccccGTAAAATGATCGTTTCCATTTTATATGCAGCTTAAAAGGCTTACGATCTAGCTAAATAAAAACGTTGACAGGCAAAAGACAAATAGAGCAACCTAATAAATGAAAACGTTGAAATCAGAGGAATTGTACTGGATATATCTGCGTTTAAACAAATTAGGGGCTAAAATCAGCAGAAACCGTAAGAGAAAAGTAACTTCGGAGCGAAATTGAAACAGAAATGTTCCAACCTCGGCCTCATCGACCTTCTTCCAGCTCCTCGGCTCGTCATCATCCCACCCGAGATCCCCGTCGTCCGTGGACCCCCTCCGATCCCCTCCCGCGGCCCGattccgcggcggcggcggcgcccgatCCTTAGACGCATCCTCGTCCCCGGACGAGATGCTCAGCAATTCGACCTCGgaatcgtcgtcgtcgtcggcgccgccgcggcTCGGGTTCCTCGCCTTCGCCGGGGCCGGATTGGGCCTGGCGGCGGCCCTAGGGTTAGCGCTCGGACCGCGGCGGTCCCTCCCGGAGGCTGGACGAGGTTGACGACGGGCCTCGCCGACGCCCTGGGGGGCTTCTGGTAGCTGAGATCGCGCTCCGCTTGCTCCCTAAGCGCGATCTGGAGAAGCTCGTCCTCGTCAATGTCGCTACCGCTCGACATCGCTCGCtacttcttctccctcttctctctctctctctctccctctctctctctatatttttgtttttgtttttgtttttttatgcgAGCTCAGATCTGATGggggaggaagaagacgattagaaatggaaaagaagaagaagggtcgGGTCGGTTTTATACGGTGGCTCGGCGTGGTTCGACCCGGTACGCGGAGCGGACAGGGTGGAGCCGGGGCGGTTTGAGTTGGGTTCTAGCTTAACGGGTTACGGGTCTATACTTGGCTGATTAAAATGTGGACCCTACCTAAGGACGTGTTTGGTTCGGTGTGCAACGTGAAGTTATGACTTCGCCCGCTATTAAGGACTCGTTTGTTTAACCGAAGCTTAACTTTAGATTGAAGTAAAGtgtagataaaaattattttctttttactgtttgttttatatagttatGTAAAAGTGAAGTTTTTTTTAGCtctaatatttatttagtaGAAAGTGAATAatgaaaaagtataatttatatatatatgaataataaataataaattataatataataaataaaaataatataattatatttctatataatttaaaaaaattaatataaaataactaaattatttttttacacacaaattatagaaaaaatttcaaataccactatgtgattttgtacttttttattttagtatcatgtagtttaaaatgtataaatttaataCTCCgtcgttttatttttctttttctattattccatccactatttttttcgttaaattaatgacaaagttaaaataaaaagatacagtgagaaaaatataaaaaaaaataaaataataaaatggatAACACTAGTTATATTTaagtatatttaattaatttaaaatataataaaaatttgttaattaagttttaatatgttctttcttttagttatttaaaatatgataaaaattgattagttgtattattttcttattttatgattttattgttgcattattataatttagagtaaatttcaaatactactCTTGTGATTTCGAATATTCTCACTTTAGCACTCTgcattttaaagtgtatcaatttaataccacgtgttttttttttttttgtcagctactttgttaacatttcgttaaattattatatatagaaaacttcagatatcctagcTATTTCAaataactcaaatttcaaaatcaaacagTATACATGATCGTTTACAGCCGGAAACAATTTAATCCTCTCCATTTTCAGCCAAACAAACAAACCCATTGCTTCCACACTATTCGCCTAATTCATTTTTGCGTAATGAACGAAGCAGGTAACTCGctatcttttcttaaaaaaaaaagaaaaaaaaatgaaatttaaattaaaataaatttacaggtaaattaaattttgagtaaaaaattatttcttttatattgt
This DNA window, taken from Ananas comosus cultivar F153 linkage group 21, ASM154086v1, whole genome shotgun sequence, encodes the following:
- the LOC109726488 gene encoding LOW QUALITY PROTEIN: exocyst complex component SEC5A-like (The sequence of the model RefSeq protein was modified relative to this genomic sequence to represent the inferred CDS: deleted 2 bases in 1 codon); the protein is MSSGSDIDEDELLQIALREQAERDLSYQKPPRASARPVVNLVQPPGGTAAVRALTLAAARPNPAPAKARNPSRGGADDDDDSEVELLSISSGDEDASKDRAPPPPRNRAAGGDRRGSTDDGDLGWDDDEPRSWKKVDEAELARRVREMRDTRAAHVAQVLEPKTAALGRKGLTNIQSLPRGVEVLDPLGLGVIDNKSLRLITDASVSSPISREKSDALDPATREKVIYSSPNFDPKVFLSRVHQETTAADLESGALTLKTDLKGRTQQKKQLVKENFDCFVSCKTTIDDIESKLRLIEEDPEGAGTAHLYEVTQKISAVANRAFQPLFERQVQAEKIRSVQGMLQRFRTLFNLPSLIRGSIRKGEYDLAVREYRKAKSIVLPSHVGILKRVLEEVEKVMQEFRGMLYKSMEDPQLDLAFLENIVRLLLELEPDSDPVWHFLNIQNHRIRLLLEKCTLDHEARTEHLQNQIREKLQSDARWRQLQQDSNRSLEMDSSIGDSVQMEPQPANFMGEEADFLRGSYIRRLTAVVIQHIPAFWRLALSVFSGKFAKATSGNVLLDSETSSKSTGNKNDDKVGEAKYSNHTLEEVANMVHGTISAFEAKVQITFRDFEELNILHSYMGDAIKEIVKACHALEGKDSSPSIAVKTLRALQFEITKIYILRLCSWMRATTKEISKDEMWITLSTIERNKSPYAISYLPLAFRDMTISAMDRIDLLIQNLRSEASKSYDAPEQLHEIQESVRLAFLNSFLDFAGYLERFGGELSQSRSIKENNHLQNGYLHLDRESSAFQVGGGGAAAAHKKLLIVLSNIGFCKDELSHGLYNEYKHIWLQYRDKDEQNADMRDLVSSFSALEEKILEHYTFAKSNLIRNAALNYLLDSGIQWGSAPAVKGIRDATIDLLHILVAAHAEVYSGAKPLLEKTLGILVEGLIDTFLSLFHENKNKDLKSLDANGFCQLMLELEYFETVLHTYFSPDAHGALKSLQGLLLEKACESASESSENPGHHRRPTRGSEDAIIDDKPTVSPDDLLALAQQYSNDLLEGELERTRLNIACFMESSLQPTAVAPAPPPPAPKPAVYSSFQGTVSSPSFRKQQTGISSPVVSRRRR